From Eleftheria terrae, the proteins below share one genomic window:
- a CDS encoding DUF3025 domain-containing protein: MPAAPFDRIDWSPPWLARCRAHGLRLVERLQAGASVAQALDDEIDANGRPRLQAGPLRFVPQAALPPGVAYETHIAATACVPTRDNLHDFFNGLVWCTEPQLKRRLHELQAEQLARAGGGGATRGAVRDGLTVFDENGALMSGPPELLDALRRRQWQRLFIDLRPAWREVQLRLIGHALLEKLLQPRKPITAHVHVVADIGRAWVGMEAELFAAKPFLPLPVLGVPGWWAGNQAAGFYDDAQVFRPAREQLSSPG; this comes from the coding sequence ATGCCCGCCGCGCCCTTCGACCGCATTGACTGGTCGCCCCCCTGGCTCGCCCGCTGTCGTGCGCACGGCCTGCGGCTGGTGGAGCGGCTGCAGGCCGGTGCGAGCGTCGCACAAGCCTTGGACGACGAGATCGACGCCAACGGGCGGCCTCGACTGCAGGCCGGCCCGCTGCGCTTCGTGCCCCAGGCGGCGCTGCCGCCCGGCGTGGCTTACGAGACCCATATCGCCGCCACGGCCTGCGTGCCGACGCGCGACAACCTGCACGACTTCTTCAACGGCCTGGTGTGGTGTACCGAGCCGCAGCTCAAGCGCCGGCTGCACGAGCTGCAGGCCGAGCAGCTGGCCCGCGCGGGTGGTGGCGGTGCCACCCGCGGCGCGGTGCGCGACGGGCTGACGGTGTTCGACGAGAACGGCGCGCTGATGAGCGGCCCGCCCGAGCTGCTCGACGCGCTCAGGCGCCGGCAATGGCAGCGCCTCTTCATCGACCTGCGGCCGGCCTGGCGAGAGGTGCAGCTGCGGCTGATCGGCCATGCGCTGCTGGAGAAGCTGCTGCAGCCGCGCAAGCCCATCACCGCCCATGTGCATGTGGTGGCCGACATCGGGCGCGCCTGGGTCGGCATGGAAGCCGAGCTGTTCGCCGCCAAGCCCTTCCTGCCACTGCCGGTGCTGGGCGTGCCGGGCTGGTGGGCCGGCAACCAGGCCGCCGGCTTCTATGACGATGCGCAGGTCTTTCGCCCGGCCCGCGAGCAGCTTTCCTCGCCAGGCTAG
- a CDS encoding TonB-dependent receptor plug domain-containing protein, producing the protein MLPPSDLLPDALGRRPSRRLPAWLWVGLALWSAGAAVARGVDLAELSLEQLSEVVVTSVSRREEPLADVAASVFVISADDIRRSGATSLPEALRLAPALNVARADMSQYAISARGFNNLLANRMLVLIDGRTIYTPLFSGVFWDAQDLMLEDIDRIEVITGPSTAMWGSNAVNGLIHILTRRPQETQGSLVAAHAGNRERGLAVRHGGRGSGDGAWRLYAKSSDRSSTRRTDGRSSGDGAHRVQAGVRAGWHGEGRQLTLQGEVYRGTLDQQPGLRHVSGAHLLGRWRENLDRDTSLMARLYLERNRREQPVAYQDETDTFDETLDNADAVLQYTFSPARAHHATVGFGHRHTRDDVRNPRAFAFLPAQRTMNWSRLFAEDQIALGPATELTLGASLERNPYTGTEFLPSARLAWRDSEQALWWAGISRAVRAPSRIDRDYRVPAEPPYRYAGGPDFEAEVSDVYEIGRRAQPTAAWSYSVTAFHHEHRRLRSISPQAGGAVMDNNIEGRTRGLEAWGSWQAARHWKLSAGGVLLRQHLRVRPGRLDAGGLAALGNDPRHWWSLRSSLEVRRALSWDLALRHTGALPQPRLEAYTALDSHLAWRPRRELELSLSLRNLLDRGHAEWRQMRRPAAELGRTASLQLRWQL; encoded by the coding sequence ATGCTGCCACCGTCCGATTTGCTGCCCGACGCCCTGGGCCGTCGCCCGAGTCGGCGTCTGCCCGCGTGGCTGTGGGTCGGGCTGGCCCTGTGGTCGGCCGGCGCGGCGGTGGCGAGGGGCGTCGACTTGGCCGAGCTGTCGCTCGAGCAGTTGAGCGAGGTGGTCGTCACCTCGGTGTCGCGACGCGAGGAGCCGCTGGCCGATGTGGCGGCCTCGGTATTCGTCATCAGTGCCGACGACATCCGCCGCTCCGGCGCCACCAGCCTGCCCGAGGCCTTGCGCCTGGCACCGGCCCTCAATGTGGCGCGGGCCGACATGAGCCAGTACGCCATCAGCGCCCGTGGCTTCAACAACCTGCTGGCCAACCGCATGCTGGTGTTGATCGACGGCCGCACCATCTACACGCCGCTGTTTTCGGGCGTGTTCTGGGACGCCCAGGACCTGATGCTGGAGGACATCGACCGCATCGAGGTGATCACCGGCCCGAGCACGGCGATGTGGGGGTCCAACGCCGTCAACGGCTTGATCCACATCCTCACCCGCAGGCCGCAGGAGACGCAGGGCAGCCTGGTCGCCGCGCATGCCGGCAACCGCGAGCGGGGCCTGGCCGTGCGGCATGGCGGCCGCGGCAGCGGGGACGGCGCCTGGCGGCTCTACGCCAAGAGCTCCGACCGCTCCAGCACCCGCCGCACCGACGGCCGTTCCTCCGGCGACGGCGCCCACCGCGTGCAGGCGGGTGTGCGCGCCGGCTGGCATGGCGAGGGCCGGCAGCTCACGCTGCAGGGCGAGGTGTACCGCGGCACGCTGGACCAGCAGCCCGGCCTGCGCCACGTCTCCGGCGCTCACCTGCTGGGCCGCTGGCGTGAAAACCTGGACCGCGACACGTCGTTGATGGCGCGGCTCTACCTGGAACGGAACCGGCGCGAGCAGCCGGTGGCCTACCAGGACGAAACCGACACCTTCGACGAGACGCTCGACAACGCCGATGCCGTGCTGCAGTACACGTTCAGCCCGGCGCGGGCCCACCATGCGACGGTGGGCTTCGGGCACCGCCATACGCGCGACGACGTTCGCAACCCGCGCGCCTTTGCCTTCCTGCCGGCCCAGCGCACGATGAACTGGAGCCGGCTGTTCGCCGAAGACCAGATCGCGCTGGGGCCGGCCACCGAGCTGACGCTGGGCGCCAGCCTCGAGCGCAACCCCTATACCGGCACCGAGTTCCTGCCCAGCGCCCGGCTGGCCTGGCGGGACAGCGAGCAGGCCTTGTGGTGGGCCGGCATCTCGCGGGCAGTACGGGCGCCGTCACGCATCGACCGCGACTACCGGGTGCCGGCCGAGCCGCCCTACCGGTATGCCGGCGGGCCGGACTTCGAGGCGGAGGTGTCGGACGTCTATGAAATCGGCCGGCGCGCCCAGCCCACGGCGGCCTGGTCCTACTCGGTCACTGCCTTCCACCATGAGCATCGGCGCCTGCGCAGCATCAGCCCGCAAGCGGGCGGCGCCGTCATGGACAACAACATCGAGGGCCGCACGCGCGGCCTGGAGGCCTGGGGCAGCTGGCAGGCCGCACGCCACTGGAAGCTGAGTGCCGGCGGCGTGCTGCTGCGCCAGCACCTGCGCGTGCGGCCCGGACGGCTGGATGCCGGTGGCCTGGCGGCGCTGGGCAACGACCCGCGCCACTGGTGGTCGCTGCGTTCCTCGCTGGAAGTGCGCCGTGCCCTCAGCTGGGACCTGGCGTTGCGACACACCGGCGCGCTGCCACAGCCGCGCCTCGAGGCCTATACCGCGCTCGACTCGCACCTGGCCTGGCGGCCCCGCCGCGAGCTGGAGCTGAGCCTGTCGCTGCGCAACCTGCTGGACCGCGGCCATGCCGAATGGCGCCAGATGCGCCGGCCCGCGGCCGAGCTCGGACGCACGGCGTCGTTGCAACTGCGGTGGCAGCTGTGA
- a CDS encoding DUF2269 family protein: protein MEYLVTKWLHILSSTFLFGTGVGSAFYLLFASLGRDTRAVAVVSALVVRADWLFTATTVVVQPLTGFYMMHLAGLPFSTGWIRWSLALYVVAIACWLPVVGLQIAMRRIAAGAAMRGEHLPARYYRLLKVWVVLGFPALFAFLGIFWLMVAKPA from the coding sequence ATGGAGTACCTGGTCACCAAATGGCTGCACATCCTGTCGTCGACCTTCCTGTTCGGCACCGGCGTCGGCTCGGCCTTCTACCTGCTCTTCGCCAGCCTGGGCCGCGACACCCGGGCGGTGGCCGTGGTCAGTGCACTGGTGGTGCGGGCCGACTGGCTCTTCACCGCCACCACGGTGGTGGTACAGCCGCTCACCGGCTTCTACATGATGCACCTGGCCGGCCTGCCGTTCAGCACCGGCTGGATCCGCTGGTCGCTGGCGCTCTACGTGGTGGCGATCGCCTGCTGGCTGCCGGTGGTGGGGCTGCAGATCGCGATGCGCCGCATCGCGGCTGGCGCCGCGATGCGCGGTGAGCACCTGCCGGCGCGCTACTACCGCCTGCTCAAGGTGTGGGTGGTGCTCGGTTTTCCCGCGCTGTTCGCCTTCCTGGGGATCTTCTGGCTCATGGTGGCCAAGCCGGCCTGA
- a CDS encoding YfiR family protein translates to MAPLSRLSLRAVAVRSRRGLMLLLAALVMSTGPARQGRAADVPLAASVKAAYLYKFLSYVEWPPAAFGTSDQAIVIGVCGSDEVLTELRDLITGRMAQGRPLQARRIAEGDSLDGVHLLFLGRLPGPTQEPWLARWRERPVLVVSDAPQALGAVGTINFLLVGGRVRFEVSLPAAERSGLKLSSRMLGVAERVVGVR, encoded by the coding sequence ATGGCACCTCTGTCGCGCCTGTCCCTGCGGGCCGTTGCCGTTCGCTCGCGCCGCGGCCTCATGCTGCTGCTCGCAGCGCTGGTGATGAGCACCGGCCCCGCGCGGCAGGGCCGTGCGGCCGATGTGCCGCTGGCGGCCAGCGTGAAGGCGGCCTACCTGTACAAGTTCCTCAGCTACGTGGAATGGCCACCGGCGGCCTTCGGCACGTCCGACCAGGCGATCGTGATCGGTGTCTGCGGCTCCGACGAGGTACTGACCGAGTTGCGTGACCTCATCACCGGCCGCATGGCGCAGGGCCGGCCCTTGCAGGCCCGCCGCATCGCCGAGGGCGACAGCCTCGACGGCGTGCACCTGCTGTTCCTGGGCCGCCTGCCTGGCCCCACCCAGGAGCCGTGGCTGGCACGCTGGCGCGAGCGGCCGGTGCTGGTGGTCAGTGACGCACCCCAGGCACTGGGCGCGGTGGGCACCATCAACTTCCTGCTGGTCGGCGGGCGGGTGCGCTTCGAGGTCTCGCTGCCGGCGGCCGAGCGTTCCGGCCTGAAGTTGAGTTCGCGCATGCTCGGCGTGGCCGAGCGGGTGGTCGGGGTGCGCTGA
- a CDS encoding SDR family oxidoreductase: MIVLLTGASGFLGRRLGLALLKAGHHVICAMRQPPSAPEPGLPMRYVQADFERDLEVADWMPRLAGVDAVVNAAGILREQDGQSFANIHVRGPCALFAACAAAGVSRVLQVSALGADEQARTGYHLSKKAADDYLCSLPLASVAVVQPSLIYGPGGGSARLFTTLASLPLIALPGGGRQQVQPVHVDDVVQAVVALLEQDEVRGRVPLVGPRPVSLRDYLAALRQGLRLGRARFLPVPQALVGLAARLGSRLPNSLLDRDSWSMLQRGNTADPLPTQRLLGRAPRGPEDFIEPAERPVLRQTARLTWLLPLLRLSVALVWIVTGIVSLGLYPVQDSLALLARSGVPAALAPTLLYGAALLDLALGVATLLMKRRRRLWLVQAALMLFYTAIITLRLPEFWLHPYGPILKNLPLLGVLWLLYELEDEEAG, encoded by the coding sequence ATGATTGTTCTGCTGACCGGCGCGAGCGGCTTCCTGGGCCGCCGCCTTGGCCTTGCCTTGCTGAAGGCCGGGCACCATGTCATCTGCGCGATGCGGCAGCCGCCCTCGGCGCCCGAGCCCGGCCTGCCGATGCGCTATGTCCAGGCGGATTTCGAGCGCGACCTGGAGGTGGCCGACTGGATGCCCCGGCTCGCCGGGGTGGACGCGGTGGTCAATGCGGCCGGCATCCTGCGCGAGCAGGACGGCCAGAGCTTCGCCAACATCCATGTGCGCGGCCCATGCGCGCTGTTTGCCGCCTGCGCGGCAGCCGGCGTCTCCCGCGTGTTGCAGGTCTCGGCCCTGGGTGCCGACGAGCAGGCCCGCACCGGCTACCACCTCAGCAAGAAGGCGGCCGACGATTACCTCTGCAGCCTGCCGCTGGCGTCGGTGGCGGTGGTGCAGCCCTCGCTGATCTACGGACCCGGTGGCGGCAGCGCCCGCCTCTTCACCACCCTGGCCAGCCTGCCGCTCATCGCCCTGCCCGGCGGCGGCCGGCAGCAGGTGCAGCCGGTGCATGTGGACGATGTGGTGCAGGCCGTTGTCGCCCTGCTGGAGCAGGACGAGGTGCGCGGCCGCGTGCCGCTGGTGGGCCCGCGCCCGGTCTCGCTGCGCGACTACCTGGCGGCGCTGCGCCAGGGGCTGCGCCTGGGCCGTGCCCGCTTCCTGCCGGTGCCACAGGCGCTGGTCGGGCTGGCGGCCCGCCTCGGAAGCCGGTTGCCGAACAGCCTGCTGGACCGCGACAGCTGGTCGATGCTGCAGCGCGGCAACACCGCCGACCCGCTGCCGACCCAGCGCCTGCTCGGCCGCGCCCCCCGCGGCCCCGAGGACTTCATCGAGCCGGCCGAGCGGCCCGTGCTGCGGCAGACCGCCCGCCTGACCTGGCTGCTGCCCCTGTTGCGCCTCAGCGTGGCACTGGTTTGGATCGTCACCGGCATCGTCTCGCTGGGCCTCTACCCGGTGCAGGACAGCCTGGCCTTGCTGGCCCGCTCCGGCGTGCCGGCCGCCCTGGCGCCCACCCTGCTGTACGGCGCAGCCCTGCTCGACCTGGCCCTGGGCGTGGCGACGCTGCTGATGAAGCGCCGCCGCCGGCTGTGGCTGGTCCAGGCGGCACTGATGCTGTTCTACACCGCGATCATCACGTTGCGGCTGCCGGAATTCTGGCTGCATCCCTACGGGCCGATCCTGAAGAACCTGCCGCTGCTGGGCGTGTTGTGGCTGCTGTACGAACTCGAGGACGAGGAGGCGGGCTGA
- a CDS encoding VOC family protein, giving the protein MNEIAKNTRATIIPCLRYRNAPAAIDWLCEAFGFERRLVVPNDNGGVLHAQLVFGNGMIMLASADNESEYGDLVNLPDQVGGVETQSPYLVVADPDAVFARVKAAGAQIVVEIKDEEYGGRGFTCRDIEGRLWSIGSYDPWVETTPR; this is encoded by the coding sequence ATGAACGAGATCGCGAAGAACACCCGTGCCACCATCATCCCCTGCCTGCGCTATCGCAATGCGCCGGCCGCGATCGACTGGCTCTGCGAGGCGTTCGGCTTCGAGCGGCGGCTGGTGGTGCCCAATGACAACGGCGGCGTGCTGCATGCACAACTGGTCTTCGGCAACGGCATGATCATGCTGGCCTCGGCCGACAACGAGTCGGAGTACGGCGACCTGGTCAACCTGCCCGATCAGGTCGGCGGCGTCGAGACCCAGAGCCCTTACCTGGTGGTGGCCGATCCCGATGCGGTCTTCGCGCGGGTCAAGGCTGCCGGCGCACAGATCGTGGTGGAGATCAAGGACGAGGAGTACGGCGGCCGTGGCTTCACCTGCCGCGACATCGAAGGCCGGCTCTGGAGCATCGGCAGCTACGACCCCTGGGTCGAGACCACCCCCCGGTGA
- a CDS encoding sensor histidine kinase, with protein sequence MSPSLSSVAPASPVAPADARPARWRAYARAASAASAALCMAVLIGWCIDGGWLAGRRAGLWSMKPAGAIGFGLLSIALFLQAAGTVPLRAAAWLAGIAALPGLGSLLHYAVAPVETGSWLGLLRFTDMTLLSATCLLLLAASVASPGPAAVQRHPVWRQGGVSAALLAVLVGYIASIGLLYDAEWQGRLGSAFGSLPLPSATVILMLGTAAVALHSPLEGLWQGWARGGAAGRFLRAMLPLVLLYPAATGWFRLMGQRAGWYDGEAGLVWTVLASTLLFLGVALLSARWIAGLEAALKASHATLEQRVFERTAQLAEAMERVRESEERFRFMAEAAPALIWVSDAEGGCNYVNRSWLKFTGRRLEQELGAGWQDSVHPGDRERVSRTFRQALQARRAYKLEYRLRRSDGQYRWIVATGMPRFEGAGRFAGYVGTGADIHDAKSTALALQASRQQLASIVDSATAAIISLDASHRIVLFNAAAERMFQVPAERMLSRTLDMLLPERLRAAPEAAIELFEQAGRAAREAGAPAELVGQRANGEEFPLEASVSRVEADGVRLLTVVLRDMSEVHALEAERRARAAAEEASRAKSLFLSHLSHELRTPLNAVIGFSQLLLATAPQNDPKSNQHKYAGYILQAGHHLLAMINDLLDLSRIEAGQTQLQMRAVNLGASLQHSLQLVAPQAQTAGITLQVDAPSPEAAPLVIADEGRLRQVLVNLLSNAIKYNRPQGRVEVGVSQYDGEDLAIEVRDTGFGMSPEQLDDLFKPFSRLGREHSDIEGTGIGLSLSKKLIEMMGGRIEVSSVPEQGSTFTAVLRAAPGHGGHTPPVSH encoded by the coding sequence ATGAGCCCATCCCTCTCCAGTGTGGCCCCTGCCTCGCCTGTGGCGCCTGCCGACGCACGCCCGGCACGCTGGCGCGCCTACGCGCGTGCGGCCAGTGCTGCCTCGGCGGCGCTGTGCATGGCGGTGTTGATCGGCTGGTGCATCGACGGCGGCTGGCTGGCGGGCCGCCGCGCCGGGCTCTGGAGCATGAAGCCGGCCGGTGCCATCGGCTTCGGCCTGTTGTCGATCGCGCTGTTCCTGCAGGCCGCCGGCACGGTCCCGCTGCGCGCTGCGGCATGGCTGGCCGGCATCGCGGCACTGCCCGGGCTGGGCAGCCTGCTGCACTACGCGGTGGCGCCGGTGGAGACCGGGAGCTGGCTGGGGCTGCTGCGCTTCACCGACATGACCCTGCTGAGCGCCACCTGCCTGCTGCTGCTGGCCGCCAGCGTGGCCAGCCCTGGCCCTGCAGCGGTGCAGCGCCACCCGGTCTGGCGGCAGGGCGGGGTGTCGGCGGCACTGCTGGCGGTGCTGGTGGGCTACATCGCCTCCATCGGTCTCCTGTACGACGCCGAGTGGCAGGGCCGGCTGGGCTCGGCCTTCGGCAGCTTGCCGCTGCCCTCGGCCACCGTCATCCTGATGCTGGGCACGGCAGCAGTCGCCCTGCATTCCCCGCTGGAAGGGCTCTGGCAGGGATGGGCCCGCGGCGGTGCGGCGGGTCGCTTCCTGAGGGCCATGCTTCCGCTCGTGCTGCTGTACCCGGCCGCCACCGGTTGGTTCCGGCTGATGGGCCAGCGCGCCGGCTGGTACGACGGCGAGGCCGGCCTGGTCTGGACAGTGCTCGCCTCGACCCTGCTGTTCCTCGGCGTGGCGCTGCTCAGCGCGCGCTGGATCGCCGGCCTGGAAGCGGCCCTCAAGGCCAGCCACGCCACCCTGGAGCAACGGGTGTTCGAGCGCACCGCCCAGCTGGCCGAGGCGATGGAGCGGGTGCGCGAGAGCGAGGAGCGCTTTCGCTTCATGGCCGAGGCAGCGCCAGCGCTGATCTGGGTGTCCGATGCCGAAGGGGGCTGCAACTACGTCAACCGCAGCTGGCTCAAGTTCACCGGGCGGCGGCTGGAGCAGGAGCTCGGTGCCGGCTGGCAGGACAGCGTGCACCCCGGCGACCGTGAACGGGTGTCGCGGACCTTCCGGCAGGCGCTGCAGGCCCGGCGGGCCTACAAGCTGGAATACCGGCTGCGGCGCAGCGACGGCCAGTATCGGTGGATCGTGGCCACCGGCATGCCGCGCTTCGAGGGGGCGGGCCGCTTCGCCGGCTATGTGGGCACCGGCGCCGACATCCACGATGCCAAGTCGACCGCGCTGGCCCTGCAGGCCAGCCGCCAGCAGCTGGCGTCCATCGTCGATTCGGCCACGGCCGCCATCATCTCGCTGGACGCCAGCCACCGCATCGTGCTGTTCAACGCGGCCGCGGAGCGCATGTTCCAGGTGCCCGCGGAGCGCATGCTCAGCCGCACGCTCGACATGCTGCTGCCCGAGCGGTTGCGTGCCGCGCCGGAGGCCGCCATCGAGCTGTTCGAGCAGGCCGGGCGAGCCGCGCGCGAGGCCGGGGCGCCGGCCGAGCTGGTGGGCCAGCGTGCCAACGGCGAGGAGTTTCCGCTCGAGGCGTCGGTGTCGCGGGTGGAGGCGGACGGCGTCCGGTTGCTCACCGTGGTGCTGCGCGACATGAGCGAAGTGCACGCACTCGAAGCCGAGCGCCGGGCGCGCGCTGCGGCCGAGGAAGCAAGCCGGGCCAAGTCGCTCTTCCTCTCCCACCTGAGCCACGAGCTGCGCACGCCGCTCAACGCGGTGATCGGCTTCTCCCAGCTCTTGCTCGCCACCGCGCCACAGAACGACCCCAAGTCCAACCAGCACAAGTACGCCGGCTACATCCTGCAGGCCGGCCACCACCTGCTGGCCATGATCAACGACCTGCTCGACCTCAGCCGCATCGAGGCCGGCCAGACGCAGTTGCAGATGCGGGCGGTGAACCTCGGCGCCTCGCTGCAGCACAGCCTGCAGCTGGTGGCGCCGCAGGCGCAGACGGCCGGCATCACCCTGCAGGTGGACGCGCCCTCGCCGGAGGCGGCGCCGCTGGTCATCGCCGACGAGGGGCGGCTGCGCCAGGTGCTGGTCAACCTGCTGAGCAACGCCATCAAGTACAACCGGCCGCAGGGCCGCGTGGAGGTGGGCGTGAGCCAGTACGACGGCGAGGACCTGGCGATCGAGGTGCGCGACACCGGTTTCGGCATGAGCCCCGAGCAGCTCGACGACCTGTTCAAGCCCTTCAGCCGGCTGGGCCGCGAGCACAGTGACATCGAAGGCACCGGCATCGGCCTGTCGCTGTCGAAGAAGCTGATCGAGATGATGGGCGGGCGCATCGAGGTGAGCAGCGTGCCGGAGCAGGGCAGCACCTTCACCGCAGTGCTGCGCGCTGCCCCCGGCCATGGCGGCCACACCCCGCCGGTGAGCCACTGA
- a CDS encoding multidrug effflux MFS transporter: MNPDAHKIWLAPRWALAVLLAALGMLGPFSIDTYLPAFAGIAQSLDATPVQMQQTLSAYLFGFAFMNLFHGALADSFGRRPVVLTGVAVFTLASAGCALAGSIGALVFFRALQGLSAGAGIVVSRAVIRDMFPPAEAQRVMAQVTIYFGIAPAVAPIIGGFLFVHADWHSIFWFLTGVGVLLWLANFRVLPETLHSTHRQPFNARNLLRGYWQLGANPRFLLLALASGVPFNGLFLYVLSAPAFLGEHLRLAPTSFFWFFVLNIGGIMAGAWLSGRLAGKIEPRRQIRHGFVIMAAMSVVNVAANLAFPAHVSWALLPIAVFSFGWALMVPVVTLMVLDLFPERRGLASSLQAVIGSLANGVVAGVVAPLVMHSTVALALGSMLMMTVGLVAWLVLNRRWPAAVAAVAASH; the protein is encoded by the coding sequence ATGAACCCCGACGCACACAAGATCTGGCTGGCCCCCCGCTGGGCGCTCGCGGTGCTGCTGGCCGCGCTGGGCATGCTGGGGCCGTTCTCGATCGACACCTACCTGCCGGCCTTCGCCGGCATCGCGCAATCGCTCGACGCGACGCCGGTGCAGATGCAGCAGACGCTGTCGGCCTACCTGTTCGGCTTCGCCTTCATGAACCTCTTCCACGGCGCGCTGGCCGACAGCTTTGGCCGGCGCCCGGTGGTGCTGACCGGTGTGGCGGTGTTCACGCTGGCGTCGGCGGGCTGCGCACTGGCCGGCAGCATCGGTGCGCTGGTGTTCTTCCGCGCCCTGCAGGGGTTGTCGGCGGGGGCCGGCATCGTGGTCTCGCGGGCGGTGATCCGCGACATGTTCCCGCCGGCCGAAGCGCAGCGGGTGATGGCGCAGGTGACGATCTACTTCGGCATCGCGCCGGCCGTCGCGCCCATCATTGGCGGCTTCCTGTTCGTGCATGCCGACTGGCACAGCATCTTCTGGTTCCTGACCGGCGTGGGCGTGCTGCTGTGGCTGGCGAACTTCCGCGTGCTGCCCGAGACACTGCACAGCACGCACCGCCAGCCCTTCAACGCGCGCAACCTGCTGCGCGGCTACTGGCAGCTGGGTGCCAATCCGCGCTTCCTGCTGCTGGCGCTGGCCAGCGGGGTGCCGTTCAACGGCCTGTTCCTTTATGTGCTGTCGGCCCCGGCCTTCCTGGGCGAGCACTTGCGGCTGGCGCCGACCAGCTTCTTCTGGTTCTTCGTGCTCAACATCGGCGGCATCATGGCCGGCGCCTGGCTGAGCGGGCGGCTGGCCGGCAAGATCGAGCCGCGCCGGCAGATCCGCCACGGCTTCGTCATCATGGCGGCGATGTCGGTCGTCAACGTGGCAGCCAACCTGGCGTTCCCGGCACACGTGTCCTGGGCGCTGCTGCCCATCGCGGTGTTCAGCTTTGGCTGGGCCCTGATGGTGCCGGTGGTGACGCTGATGGTGCTGGACCTCTTCCCCGAGCGGCGCGGCCTGGCTTCTTCGCTGCAAGCGGTGATCGGCTCGCTGGCCAATGGTGTGGTGGCCGGCGTGGTGGCGCCGCTGGTGATGCATTCCACCGTGGCGCTCGCGCTCGGTTCGATGCTGATGATGACGGTCGGCCTGGTGGCCTGGCTGGTGCTGAACCGCCGCTGGCCGGCGGCCGTTGCCGCGGTGGCTGCCAGCCACTGA
- the pyrC gene encoding dihydroorotase yields the protein MTSTLTLTRPDDWHLHVRDGAAMLAVVPDTARQFGRAIIMPNLRPPVTTAAQAVAYRDRIRAAVPAGLSFEPLMTLYLTDRLPPDEITRARDAGVVAVKLYPAGATTNSDAGVTDLRKTYPTLEAMQRLGLPLLVHGEVTDSEIDIFDREKAFIDTKLIPLRRDFPELKIVFEHITTRDAAQYVNEADARLGATITAHHLLYNRNAIFTGGVRPHYYCLPVLKREEHRLALVQAATSGSAKFFLGTDSAPHPAHLKEHASGCAGCYTAHAALELYAEAFEAAGALDRLEGFASFHGADFYGLPRNTGQVTLRKESWTPPETMPFGDAQLKPLRGGEALAWRLA from the coding sequence ATGACCTCCACGCTGACCCTCACCCGTCCCGACGACTGGCACCTGCATGTGCGCGACGGCGCCGCCATGCTGGCGGTCGTGCCGGACACGGCGCGCCAGTTCGGTCGCGCCATCATCATGCCCAATCTGCGGCCGCCGGTCACCACCGCGGCGCAGGCGGTGGCCTACCGCGACCGCATCCGCGCGGCGGTGCCGGCCGGCCTGTCCTTCGAGCCACTGATGACGCTGTACCTGACCGACAGGCTGCCGCCCGACGAGATCACGCGCGCGCGCGATGCCGGCGTGGTGGCTGTCAAGCTCTATCCGGCCGGGGCCACGACCAACAGCGATGCCGGCGTGACCGACCTGCGCAAGACCTATCCCACGCTGGAGGCCATGCAGCGCCTGGGCCTGCCGCTGCTGGTGCATGGCGAGGTGACCGACAGCGAGATCGACATCTTCGATCGCGAGAAGGCCTTCATCGACACCAAGCTGATTCCGCTGCGGCGCGACTTTCCCGAGCTGAAGATCGTCTTCGAGCACATCACCACGCGCGACGCGGCGCAGTACGTGAACGAGGCCGACGCACGACTGGGCGCCACCATCACCGCCCACCACCTGCTCTACAACCGCAACGCCATCTTCACCGGGGGGGTGCGCCCGCACTACTACTGCCTGCCGGTGCTCAAGCGCGAGGAACACCGCCTGGCGCTGGTGCAGGCGGCCACCTCCGGCAGCGCGAAGTTCTTCCTGGGCACCGACAGCGCGCCGCACCCGGCCCACCTGAAAGAGCATGCCAGCGGCTGCGCCGGCTGCTACACCGCACATGCGGCGCTGGAGCTGTATGCCGAAGCCTTCGAGGCAGCCGGCGCACTCGACCGGCTGGAAGGCTTCGCCAGCTTCCATGGTGCGGATTTCTACGGCCTGCCCCGCAACACCGGGCAGGTGACGCTGCGCAAGGAAAGCTGGACCCCGCCGGAAACCATGCCGTTCGGCGATGCCCAGCTCAAGCCGCTGCGTGGTGGCGAAGCGCTGGCCTGGCGCCTGGCCTGA